A genomic window from Camelina sativa cultivar DH55 chromosome 2, Cs, whole genome shotgun sequence includes:
- the LOC104726520 gene encoding probable protein phosphatase 2C 75: MTEIYRTISTGRGDDVSPTKCRERRRRRIEMRRQAAVFGDPSSSSSTSRNRDRTDMDVYSSFDVPFKKQARRTSEIGGLPTDIGGFFTSPTPSSHHKSETPMTWKGEETEDEPLYGIVSVMGRSRKMEDSVTVKPNLCKPEINRTRPVHFFAVYDGHGGSQVSTLCGTTMHTLVKEELEQKEEEEDGSEYDVVEKIWRGVMKRSFKRMDEMATSTCVCGTSVPLCNCDPREAAISGSTAVTAVLTQDHIVVANTGDSRAVLCRNGMAIPLSNDHKPDRPDERARIEAAGGRVLVVDGARVEGILATSRAIGDRYLKPMVAWEPEVTFMKRESGDECLILASDGLWDVLSSQLACDIARFCLREEAACSGLDLNRTAEEDDVGGEQNPSRSVLAATLLSRLALGRQSSDNISVIVIDLTKSS, translated from the exons ATGACTGAAATCTACAGAACAATTTCAACCGGACGTGGAGACGACGTTTCGCCGACTAAATGCCGTGAACGCCGTCGTCGGAGAATCGAGATGCGGAGGCAAGCGGCTGTATTCGGTGATCCTAGCTCGTCCTCTTCAACGAGTAGGAATCGTGATCGGACGGACATGGATGTTTACTCGAGTTTTGACGTTCCATTTAAGAAACAAGCTCGGAGGACGTCAGAGATCGGTGGTCTTCCGACGGATATCGGAGGTTTCTTCACGTCTCCGACTCCTTCTTCCCACCATAAGTCGGAAACGCCGATGACGTGGAAgggagaagaaacagaggatgagCCGTTGTACGGTATAGTTTCGGTTATGGGAAGATCTCGTAAGATGGAAGATTCGGTAACTGTTAAACCGAATTTATGTAAACCGGAAATTAACCGGACTAGACCGGTTCATTTCTTTGCTGTCTACGATGGTCATGGCGGTTCTCAG GTGTCAACATTGTGCGGCACGACGATGCACACGTTGGTTAAAGAAGAGCTAGAgcaaaaggaggaagaagaagatgggagcGAGTACGACGTCGTGGAGAAGATATGGCGGGGAGTGATGAAGAGGAGTTTCAAGAGGATGGATGAGATGGCAACGAGCACATGCGTGTGTGGGACTAGTGTGCCTTTGTGTAACTGCGACCCTAGGGAGGCTGCGATTTCGGGTTCTACCGCGGTTACCGCGGTTCTGACACAAGATCATATTGTTGTAGCCAACACTGGTGACTCACGTGCGGTCTTGTGTCGAAATGGAATGGCTATTCCTCTGAGTAACGATCACAAG CCGGATAGACCAGACGAGCGTGCAAGGATCGAAGCAGCTGGGGGTCGAGTTTTAGTAGTCGATGGAGCTAGAGTTGAAGGAATTCTAGCCACGTCAAGGGCCATAG GGGATAGGTATCTAAAACCAATGGTAGCATGGGAACCAGAAGTGACATTCATGAAAAGGGAATCTGGAGATGAATGCTTAATATTAGCGAGCGACGGGCTTTGGGATGTGCTCTCGAGTCAGCTAGCATGTGACATAGCTAGGTTTTGTCTCCGTGAAGAAGCTGCTTGCTCGGGACTAGATTTGAACAGAACGGCTGAAGAAGACGATGTTGGTGGAGAACAGAATCCTTCAAGGAGTGTGTTGGCTGCAACGTTGCTTTCACGGTTGGCTTTGGGTCGACAAAGCAGTGACAATATAAGTGTGATTGTCATTGATCTCACGAAAAGTTCTTGA
- the LOC104752913 gene encoding putative F-box protein At1g32420, whose protein sequence is MMKRRREETLPSPTRRLRHGGDIEIPLDVTVEILKKLPTKSLARCQFVSKEWSSIITMRRDFIDFVMNRSLAQPKRDAYFLASVDYRECYLTFLSSTHQDKETILIPKGFRHYLRGLVCCWSKSGRVVLYNPTTRRSLYLPKKKTIHMETSFIGYDPLEKQYKVLFLPKYNPEQPCQLFTLGETNTKWKSIQGVESHHPLQGAVCINGKIYYQAGIADQYDSTSLYILMSFDVRSEEFHNVDAPKTLMDYRSYLINFQGKLGFVCCEKGVEIWVMETQGWSKIIFSDQMNVPKSWCSISVTSGGEIVIARCWYRTKDELDAFYYDPKQKFMRLMRNVDLESIYPKGRHTDCILWTVPDYVENTMRLY, encoded by the coding sequence atgatgaagagaagacgCGAAGAGACCTTACCATCGCCGACAAGAAGACTCCGTCACGGTGGAGATATCGAAATCCCTCTCGATGTAACGGTGGAGATACTAAAAAAGCTCCCGACTAAATCTTTAGCGAGGTGCCAATTCGTTTCGAAGGAATGGTCATCAATTATCACCATGCGTAGAGACTTCATAGACTTCGTTATGAATCGTTCTTTGGCTCAGCCTAAACGTGATGCATATTTCCTCGCTTCAGTCGACTACCGAGAATGTTACTTAACCTTCCTGTCTAGTACTCATcaagacaaagaaacaatattAATCCCTAAAGGATTTCGGCATTACCTCCGCGGCTTGGTATGTTGTTGGTCAAAATCTGGTCGGGTAGTTCTATATAACCCTACCACGAGGCGGTCCTTGTACTTACCAAAGAAGAAAACCATTCACATGGAGACTAGTTTCATCGGATACGACCCTCTTGAGAAACAATATAAAGTATTGTTTCTACCAAAGTACAATCCGGAGCAGCCTTGTCAACTTTTCACATTGGGAGAAACAAATACGAAGTGGAAGTCCATCCAAGGCGTTGAATCTCACCATCCATTGCAAGGTGCAGTTTGCATCAACGGGAAAATCTATTACCAAGCAGGGATTGCTGATCAGTATGACTCtacttctctatatatattgatgaGTTTTGATGTTAGGTCCGAGGAGTTTCATAATGTCGACGCTCCTAAAACATTGATGGATTATCGTTCCTATCTGATAAACTTCCAAGGGAAGTTAGGATTCGTGTGTTGCGAGAAGGGCGTGGAGATTTGGGTTATGGAGACACAAGGATGGTCCAAGATTATCTTTAGTGATCAGATGAACGTTCCTAAGAGTTGGTGTAGCATAAGTGTTACTAGTGGTGGTGAGATCGTTATTGCCAGGTGTTGGTACCGCACAAAAGACGAGTTAGATGCCTTTTATTATGATCCGAAGCAAaaatttatgagattgatgagaAATGTGGACCTTGAAAGCATTTATCCCAAGGGAAGGCATACCGATTGTATACTCTGGACTGTTCCGGATTATGTTGAGAACACAATGCGTTTGTATTAG